The following proteins come from a genomic window of Sulfitobacter indolifex:
- a CDS encoding transporter substrate-binding domain-containing protein, giving the protein MKKILLATAALSLTAGMAMAEAHGKTIRMGTEGAYPPYNFINDAGEVDGFERELGDELCKRAELTCEWVKNDWDSIIPNLVSGNYDNIMAGMSITDERREVVAFTQNYYPPTASAYVAASEGADIEGGVVSGQTATIQAAHVAESGATLIEFATPEETVAAVRNGEADAVFADKDYLVPIVEESGGELMFVGDDVPLGDGIGMALRQSDGELRDTFDAVITEMKEDGSLNEMLKKWFGEDTTTYE; this is encoded by the coding sequence ATGAAAAAAATCCTACTTGCGACAGCCGCGCTGAGCCTCACAGCAGGCATGGCTATGGCCGAAGCCCATGGCAAAACCATCCGCATGGGCACCGAAGGCGCCTACCCTCCCTACAACTTCATCAACGACGCTGGCGAAGTTGACGGGTTTGAGCGTGAGCTGGGCGACGAGCTGTGCAAACGCGCCGAGTTGACCTGCGAATGGGTCAAAAACGACTGGGACAGCATTATCCCCAACCTCGTCTCTGGCAACTATGACAACATCATGGCTGGGATGAGCATCACCGACGAGCGTCGTGAAGTCGTTGCTTTCACACAGAACTACTACCCGCCCACCGCGTCGGCCTATGTCGCGGCTTCTGAGGGTGCGGACATCGAAGGCGGTGTTGTTTCGGGTCAAACGGCGACCATTCAGGCCGCTCACGTGGCCGAAAGCGGTGCTACGCTGATCGAATTCGCCACGCCTGAAGAAACCGTCGCTGCTGTGCGTAACGGCGAAGCGGATGCGGTTTTCGCTGACAAAGATTACCTCGTGCCAATCGTTGAGGAATCCGGCGGTGAGCTGATGTTCGTGGGCGACGACGTGCCACTTGGCGACGGCATCGGCATGGCGCTTCGCCAGTCCGACGGTGAGTTGCGTGACACGTTCGACGCTGTCATCACCGAGATGAAAGAAGACGGTTCGCTCAACGAGATGCTCAAAAAGTGGTTCGGCGAAGACACCACCACCTACGAGTAA
- a CDS encoding ABC transporter ATP-binding protein → MTTDTPVIQIKNLHKAYGALEVLKGVDLTAPRGHVISLIGSSGSGKSTLLRCCNLLEDSQQGEVIFKGEPVRWKGDGHHRCPADAKQVLRIRTNLSMVFQQFNLWAHMSILQNVMEAPLTVLGRDRKEVERAARGYLEKVGIGDKCDVYPAQLSGGQQQRAAIARALCMEPEALLFDEPTSALDPELEQEVVKVIKDLAAEGRTMVIVTHDMKLAADVSDHVVFLHKGLIEEQGTPEELFGAPKSERLRGFLSATQPA, encoded by the coding sequence GTGACGACAGATACCCCGGTTATACAGATCAAGAACCTTCACAAGGCCTATGGCGCGCTGGAGGTTCTTAAAGGGGTCGACCTGACCGCTCCCCGTGGCCATGTGATCTCTCTGATCGGGTCTTCGGGCTCTGGCAAATCGACCTTGCTGCGATGCTGTAACCTGTTGGAAGACAGCCAGCAGGGCGAGGTCATCTTTAAGGGTGAGCCGGTGCGCTGGAAAGGCGATGGTCACCACCGCTGCCCGGCCGACGCCAAGCAAGTGCTGCGCATCCGCACCAACCTGTCGATGGTGTTCCAGCAATTTAACCTCTGGGCGCATATGTCGATTTTGCAAAACGTGATGGAAGCGCCGCTGACCGTACTGGGCCGCGACCGGAAGGAAGTGGAACGCGCCGCGCGCGGCTACCTCGAAAAGGTGGGGATTGGCGACAAATGCGATGTGTACCCCGCGCAGCTTTCCGGTGGCCAGCAACAGCGCGCCGCCATTGCCCGCGCCCTCTGCATGGAGCCAGAGGCGCTGCTGTTCGACGAACCAACCAGTGCGCTTGACCCTGAGTTGGAGCAAGAAGTCGTTAAGGTTATCAAGGACCTCGCTGCAGAGGGGCGCACGATGGTAATCGTGACCCATGACATGAAACTGGCGGCTGACGTTAGTGACCATGTTGTGTTCCTGCACAAAGGTCTGATCGAAGAACAAGGGACGCCGGAAGAGCTTTTCGGCGCACCCAAATCGGAACGTCTGCGTGGGTTCCTATCGGCAACCCAGCCTGCGTAA
- a CDS encoding tellurite resistance TerB family protein, which translates to MLNRLFPRRKAQPKPLPQPNAQLALGALLVRVAFADRNYRASEIGQIDRILAQTFGLKPIEAAKLRATCEALERDAPGTPEFTRILREEVDYADRKALGEAMWQVALSDGARNDDEEIQLVAIETALGLSDDDMAAARANALNTL; encoded by the coding sequence ATGCTGAACCGACTGTTCCCCCGCCGCAAGGCACAGCCGAAACCACTGCCGCAACCCAATGCTCAATTGGCATTGGGCGCGCTTTTAGTGCGCGTGGCCTTTGCGGATCGTAATTACCGCGCGTCTGAGATTGGCCAGATTGACCGTATCCTCGCGCAGACCTTCGGCCTGAAACCTATTGAGGCCGCCAAGCTGCGTGCCACCTGTGAAGCGTTGGAGCGTGACGCGCCCGGCACGCCCGAGTTTACGCGCATCCTGCGTGAAGAGGTCGACTATGCCGACCGCAAAGCATTGGGCGAAGCGATGTGGCAAGTGGCCCTATCTGACGGCGCGCGCAATGATGACGAGGAAATTCAGCTTGTCGCCATTGAAACCGCGCTTGGCCTGTCGGACGATGACATGGCTGCCGCCCGCGCCAATGCGCTGAATACGCTCTGA
- a CDS encoding tellurite resistance TerB family protein, translating to MFGDFLKRLTQPEPDPMADNDARLALTALLVRIARSDNDYAMSERRLIDRIAAERYGLNEADATALRTEAEELEAQAPDTVRFTRAIKDAVPYERRLDVIEALWQVVLADGSRSDEEDALLRLVSNLLGVTDTDSAMARQRVAKES from the coding sequence ATGTTTGGTGATTTCCTCAAGCGGCTGACCCAGCCCGAGCCCGATCCGATGGCCGACAACGATGCCCGCCTTGCGCTGACCGCGCTTTTGGTGCGCATTGCCCGGTCTGACAATGACTATGCGATGAGCGAGCGGCGCTTGATCGACCGCATCGCGGCAGAGCGTTATGGCCTGAATGAGGCCGATGCCACGGCCCTGCGTACCGAGGCTGAGGAGCTTGAGGCCCAAGCGCCCGACACCGTACGTTTCACCCGCGCCATCAAAGACGCTGTTCCCTATGAGCGCCGGCTAGATGTGATTGAAGCGCTTTGGCAGGTGGTTTTGGCCGATGGCAGCCGCTCGGACGAAGAGGATGCGCTGCTGCGGTTGGTGTCGAACCTGCTGGGTGTGACCGACACCGACAGCGCCATGGCGCGCCAGCGCGTCGCCAAAGAAAGCTGA
- a CDS encoding type 1 glutamine amidotransferase — MKIGILQTGHSPDDFRKELGDYGEMFTKLLDGHGLEFQIWSVVDGILPEGVSEADGWLITGSKHGAYEDHDWIPPLEDFIRNTYADGRPMVGVCFGHQIIAQALGGRVEKFTGGWSIGRTEYDMDGEKLALNAWHQDQIVELPEGAKVVASSDFCPYAALAYDNRIWTVQPHPEFGHDFIDGLIKTRGKGVVPDHQLEQATAALGGPIDNQKIADQMAAFFKENRKERA, encoded by the coding sequence ATGAAAATCGGCATTCTGCAAACCGGCCACTCCCCCGATGACTTTCGGAAAGAGCTTGGCGATTACGGCGAGATGTTCACCAAGCTATTGGATGGTCATGGCCTCGAGTTTCAAATCTGGTCAGTCGTCGACGGTATCCTGCCCGAAGGAGTGAGCGAAGCCGATGGCTGGCTTATCACCGGCTCCAAACACGGTGCCTATGAGGATCACGACTGGATCCCGCCGCTCGAGGATTTCATCCGCAACACCTATGCCGATGGCCGCCCGATGGTCGGCGTTTGCTTTGGCCACCAGATCATCGCCCAAGCCCTTGGCGGCAGGGTCGAGAAGTTCACCGGCGGTTGGTCGATTGGCCGCACGGAATACGACATGGACGGCGAAAAACTGGCGCTCAACGCATGGCATCAGGATCAGATTGTAGAACTGCCCGAGGGTGCCAAAGTTGTCGCCTCTTCTGACTTCTGCCCCTACGCAGCGCTGGCCTATGATAACCGCATCTGGACGGTACAGCCGCATCCTGAGTTCGGACATGATTTCATCGACGGCCTGATCAAGACCCGTGGCAAAGGTGTGGTGCCGGATCATCAACTTGAACAGGCCACCGCCGCGCTTGGCGGCCCCATTGATAACCAAAAAATCGCGGACCAAATGGCCGCATTCTTTAAAGAAAACAGGAAAGAGAGGGCCTGA
- a CDS encoding phasin family protein: protein MTKTPDMTAMFKDVMGAFPVDNAAMQDAFKNTASLNEKLSGVAFDAAEKSADISSTWTKETLARMTEMTKVKAEPADYAKAMTEFASASAEAAAEHMAAFAEVAKKVQMETVELMMAAGKDMQNEATAVATKTAENAQAAAKKATSK from the coding sequence ATGACTAAGACACCTGACATGACCGCGATGTTCAAAGACGTTATGGGCGCTTTCCCAGTAGATAACGCCGCCATGCAAGACGCCTTCAAAAACACAGCATCCCTGAACGAGAAGCTGTCCGGAGTGGCCTTCGATGCCGCTGAGAAATCTGCTGACATCTCTTCGACTTGGACCAAAGAAACTCTGGCCCGCATGACCGAAATGACGAAGGTCAAAGCCGAGCCTGCAGACTATGCCAAAGCGATGACCGAATTCGCTTCCGCTTCCGCCGAAGCCGCTGCCGAGCATATGGCCGCCTTCGCTGAAGTCGCGAAGAAGGTCCAGATGGAAACAGTTGAGCTGATGATGGCTGCAGGCAAAGACATGCAGAACGAAGCAACAGCCGTGGCCACTAAAACAGCCGAAAACGCACAGGCTGCTGCGAAAAAAGCGACTTCGAAGTAA
- a CDS encoding glutamine synthetase family protein: MADDWTEALPEAARAYLEGRRLDEVECIIPDLPGIARGKAVPASKFARQDYFHLPDSIFYQTITGEWGDAAGEDGFIEKDMILRPDMETATAAPWTGDWTLQVIHDAFDRNNEPVPYSPRNVLKRVVQLYRDKGWEPVVAPEMEFFLVARNIDPAKEIQPMMGRSGRPAAARQAYSMTAVDEFGPVIDDIYDFAEAQGFEIDGITQEGGAGQLEINLQHGDPVRLADEVFYFKRLIREAAMRHECYATFMAKPIADEPGSAMHIHHSVLDVNTGENIFANADGEETEHFKHFIAGLQNHMPKALAVIAPYVNSYRRYVKDHAAPINLEWGRDNRTTGIRVPLSGPKSRRVENRLAGMDCNPYLGIAASLACGYLGLTQQKDPLPEFKGDAYVGEGDIPQVLGEALDLFEQATDLHEVLGPDFARVYSIVKRAEYEEFLQVISPWEREHLLMNV, from the coding sequence ATGGCCGACGATTGGACAGAGGCATTACCAGAAGCGGCGCGCGCCTATCTTGAGGGCCGCCGGTTGGACGAAGTGGAATGTATCATCCCCGACCTGCCCGGCATCGCCCGCGGTAAGGCTGTCCCGGCGTCAAAATTCGCGCGTCAGGATTACTTCCACCTGCCCGACAGTATCTTTTATCAGACCATCACCGGTGAATGGGGCGACGCGGCGGGCGAAGATGGATTCATCGAAAAAGACATGATCCTGCGCCCGGATATGGAGACGGCTACCGCCGCACCTTGGACGGGGGACTGGACGCTTCAGGTGATCCACGACGCTTTTGATCGCAACAACGAGCCGGTGCCCTATTCACCGCGAAACGTGCTTAAGCGCGTGGTGCAACTCTACCGAGACAAGGGCTGGGAGCCGGTGGTGGCACCGGAAATGGAATTCTTCCTCGTGGCGCGCAATATCGACCCGGCCAAGGAAATTCAGCCGATGATGGGCCGTTCGGGCCGCCCGGCGGCAGCGCGGCAGGCTTATTCGATGACCGCCGTGGATGAGTTTGGCCCCGTCATCGACGACATCTATGATTTCGCCGAAGCGCAGGGCTTTGAGATCGACGGCATCACCCAAGAGGGCGGCGCAGGTCAGCTTGAGATCAACCTACAGCACGGCGATCCGGTGCGGCTGGCAGATGAGGTGTTCTACTTCAAACGGCTGATCCGCGAAGCGGCGATGCGGCACGAATGCTATGCGACCTTCATGGCCAAACCGATTGCGGACGAGCCGGGCAGCGCCATGCATATCCACCACTCGGTGCTGGACGTGAACACCGGCGAGAACATCTTTGCCAATGCCGACGGGGAAGAGACTGAACACTTCAAACATTTCATCGCCGGTCTGCAAAACCACATGCCGAAGGCGCTTGCAGTGATCGCGCCTTACGTGAACTCCTACCGCCGATACGTGAAAGACCACGCAGCGCCGATCAACCTCGAATGGGGCCGTGACAACCGGACCACGGGCATTCGCGTGCCGCTCTCGGGGCCGAAATCGCGCCGAGTTGAAAACCGGCTCGCCGGGATGGACTGCAACCCCTACTTGGGCATCGCCGCCAGCCTCGCCTGCGGTTATCTGGGCCTGACCCAGCAGAAAGACCCGCTGCCCGAGTTCAAAGGCGACGCCTATGTCGGCGAAGGAGACATTCCTCAGGTTCTGGGCGAAGCGCTTGATTTGTTTGAGCAAGCCACGGATTTGCACGAGGTCCTGGGCCCCGATTTCGCCCGGGTCTATTCCATTGTGAAACGGGCCGAATACGAAGAGTTCCTTCAGGTGATCTCGCCTTGGGAACGTGAACATCTGCTGATGAACGTCTAA
- a CDS encoding NAD(P)/FAD-dependent oxidoreductase: MNLLYANDTPGQYPTSWYAATATKHTAYPPLQGDTKADVCVVGGGYTGLSAALHLAEAGYDVVLLDAQRVGFGASGRNGGQLGSGQRVEQDGLEKMLGQEHASKLWEMGQEAKALVKSLIEKHEIDCHLKPGVAWTGSTASDVRHLHDYAEHLQKHYGYDEIEVLDHAALQSVCPSPDYKGGVLDMGAAHLHPLNYALGLARAAAAAGVRIHETSPAENIVEGSKAIVQTATGSVTADHVVLACNGYLGKLNGDVAARVMPINNFIAATEPLGDRVKGVLPRDVAVADSRFVVNYFRLSHDGRLLFGGGESYGYRFPEDIAAKVRRPMSQVFPQLKDVKIDYAWGGTLGITMKRLPYVARLAPNILSASGYSGHGVGTATHAGYLMAKAIEGDADGFDTMATIPTQAFPGGASMRSPLLVLAMLWYATRDRLGL; this comes from the coding sequence ATGAACCTGCTTTACGCCAACGACACGCCCGGCCAGTACCCCACCAGCTGGTACGCCGCCACCGCCACGAAGCACACGGCCTACCCACCGCTTCAGGGCGATACCAAAGCCGATGTCTGTGTGGTTGGCGGGGGCTATACCGGCCTTTCGGCGGCGCTGCATCTGGCCGAGGCGGGCTATGATGTGGTGCTGTTGGACGCGCAGCGCGTGGGCTTTGGTGCGTCGGGCCGCAACGGCGGGCAATTGGGGTCCGGTCAGCGGGTTGAGCAGGACGGTCTGGAGAAGATGCTGGGCCAAGAGCACGCCAGCAAGCTCTGGGAGATGGGGCAAGAGGCCAAGGCGCTGGTCAAATCGCTGATCGAAAAGCATGAGATTGACTGCCATCTAAAACCCGGCGTGGCATGGACCGGATCAACTGCCTCCGACGTACGGCATCTGCACGATTATGCAGAGCATCTGCAAAAGCACTATGGCTATGATGAGATTGAGGTGTTGGATCACGCCGCGCTGCAATCGGTCTGCCCCTCGCCTGACTACAAGGGCGGTGTGCTCGACATGGGTGCCGCGCATCTGCACCCGCTGAACTATGCGCTCGGCCTTGCCCGCGCCGCGGCCGCCGCAGGGGTGCGCATCCATGAGACAAGCCCCGCCGAGAATATCGTCGAAGGCAGCAAGGCGATTGTGCAGACCGCCACCGGCAGCGTCACCGCCGATCATGTGGTGCTGGCCTGCAACGGCTATCTGGGCAAGCTGAACGGCGATGTGGCCGCTCGGGTCATGCCGATCAACAACTTCATCGCCGCGACCGAACCTCTAGGCGACCGGGTAAAAGGCGTGCTGCCGCGCGATGTGGCCGTGGCCGACAGCCGTTTCGTGGTGAACTACTTCCGCTTGTCGCACGACGGACGGCTGCTTTTTGGCGGCGGCGAAAGCTATGGCTACCGCTTTCCGGAGGACATCGCCGCCAAGGTGCGCAGGCCGATGTCGCAGGTATTCCCGCAGTTGAAGGACGTGAAGATCGACTATGCTTGGGGCGGCACCTTGGGCATCACGATGAAACGCCTGCCCTATGTCGCGCGGCTTGCCCCGAATATCCTCTCAGCGTCGGGCTATTCCGGCCACGGGGTCGGCACGGCGACCCATGCGGGCTATCTGATGGCCAAGGCGATCGAGGGCGATGCTGATGGGTTCGACACGATGGCCACGATCCCGACGCAGGCTTTTCCCGGTGGTGCTTCGATGCGCAGCCCGCTTCTGGTGCTGGCCATGCTTTGGTACGCGACGCGGGACCGGTTGGGTCTCTGA
- a CDS encoding ABC transporter permease: MSCLQTIQDYGLRSLGIGERLLPRDNFTLCEQFTLIGSGMLWNIYFGVIALLTGFFFATALGVGKASPNPWFRKPAEWFIFIFRGSPLFIQFFFGYFLFLTLKSEYAFFAPFTAAWLGALIVLFLNTAAYSGEIFYGALQSIPKGDVEAADAYGLSGWSRFRRVIWPTSLRLAWPAYTNEAIFLFHATTLVFFSGFPAWQQRGDALYYASYFADKTFNPFVPYPILAGYFILLTLCIISVFGLINSLLNRHLPQAQRRKIRLRPNLIR, translated from the coding sequence ATGAGCTGTCTTCAGACCATCCAAGACTACGGCCTACGCTCGCTCGGCATCGGCGAACGGCTGCTGCCGCGTGACAACTTCACCCTGTGCGAGCAGTTTACGTTGATCGGCTCTGGCATGCTGTGGAACATCTACTTCGGCGTGATCGCCCTGCTGACTGGCTTTTTCTTTGCCACCGCGCTTGGTGTCGGCAAGGCCAGCCCGAACCCGTGGTTTCGCAAACCGGCAGAGTGGTTCATCTTCATCTTCCGGGGCTCGCCGCTGTTTATTCAGTTCTTCTTTGGCTACTTCTTGTTCCTGACGTTGAAATCCGAATACGCCTTCTTTGCCCCGTTCACAGCGGCATGGCTGGGGGCGCTGATCGTGCTTTTCCTCAACACTGCTGCATATTCGGGCGAAATTTTTTACGGCGCTCTGCAATCGATCCCGAAAGGCGATGTTGAGGCGGCCGATGCCTATGGTCTGTCGGGCTGGTCGCGTTTTCGCCGGGTGATCTGGCCGACCTCGCTGCGCCTTGCTTGGCCCGCCTATACGAACGAAGCGATTTTCCTGTTTCACGCCACGACGCTGGTGTTTTTCAGCGGTTTCCCAGCGTGGCAGCAACGGGGCGACGCGCTCTATTACGCCAGCTATTTTGCCGACAAAACCTTCAACCCCTTCGTGCCCTATCCAATTCTTGCCGGTTATTTCATCTTGTTGACGCTTTGTATCATCAGCGTCTTCGGTTTGATCAATTCTCTCCTTAACCGGCACTTGCCACAGGCCCAACGCCGTAAAATTCGCTTGCGTCCCAATTTGATCCGGTAG
- a CDS encoding ABC transporter permease, with protein MFSFCTDPSILDDWFWFSCYLTTGVHMSFYMSFLKVLLLLAVTAPVALAFGFGGAMMARARFAPLSWVGKGYIALVRGVPDIAFFLFFVIALDQGIEYLRHKALCSDWDMPIRQGSDFVVCQAAKMPLGNAAQWVHETYGFGLAVFTFAIVFGAFAANVLFGAMRAVPRPQLETAEAYGMSHRQTFWRVLVPQMWVYALPGLSNLWMVLIKATPLLFLLGVEDIVYWARELGGTKTPRFTDYPHPDWRMWYFLALLVFYLLFTRVSEIALDRLMKRLTRGQATTGGEAQRRAGA; from the coding sequence ATGTTTTCTTTCTGCACTGACCCATCGATCTTGGACGACTGGTTCTGGTTCTCTTGTTACCTGACAACCGGCGTCCATATGTCGTTCTACATGTCCTTTCTTAAGGTCTTACTACTGCTCGCCGTGACCGCCCCTGTGGCGCTGGCTTTCGGTTTTGGTGGGGCCATGATGGCACGCGCGCGATTCGCGCCGCTCAGCTGGGTCGGTAAGGGCTATATCGCGCTGGTGCGCGGTGTCCCGGATATCGCATTCTTTCTGTTTTTCGTCATCGCATTGGACCAGGGCATCGAGTATCTGCGCCACAAGGCGCTGTGTTCCGACTGGGACATGCCAATCCGTCAGGGCAGTGATTTTGTCGTTTGTCAGGCCGCTAAAATGCCCTTGGGCAACGCCGCGCAATGGGTGCATGAGACCTACGGTTTTGGCCTTGCGGTGTTTACTTTCGCCATCGTTTTCGGGGCCTTTGCGGCCAATGTGCTGTTTGGCGCCATGCGCGCCGTGCCGCGCCCGCAGCTAGAGACCGCCGAGGCCTATGGCATGTCCCACCGCCAGACCTTCTGGCGCGTGTTGGTGCCGCAGATGTGGGTCTATGCCCTGCCCGGCCTCAGCAACCTTTGGATGGTCTTGATCAAGGCCACGCCGCTGCTGTTTTTGCTGGGCGTCGAAGACATCGTCTATTGGGCGCGTGAGTTGGGCGGCACCAAGACCCCGCGCTTCACCGATTATCCGCACCCCGACTGGCGCATGTGGTATTTCCTCGCGCTGCTGGTGTTTTACCTGCTCTTCACCCGCGTCTCTGAGATCGCGCTCGACCGGCTGATGAAACGACTGACCCGCGGACAAGCCACCACCGGCGGCGAAGCACAGCGGAGGGCCGGCGCATGA
- a CDS encoding DegT/DnrJ/EryC1/StrS family aminotransferase: MALPDLHRAEPIPAEAEAAIAELLQSGDLFRYTAAKDAPVSLLEVEFAQMMGSEYALAVSSCSAALFLSLLALDLRRDAKVLIPGFTFAAVPSAVIHAGCKPVLCEVGENYRIALEDFASKLPGVEAVIISHMRGHTSDMDAIMALCDAAGVPVIEDAAHSLGTLWQGRKIGTIGKIGCFSFQSYKMINAGEGGILITDDADLVARAIIMSGAYEHNWKKHAALQDSFAKWQNRLPLYNLRMSNLSAAIIRPQLPHLPRRVADGLRNHDHMAARLAASPLIDVPSPLPGETRAPDSIQFNLVGLSDAMIRAFSAAAQDAGVKVQIFGQSTDNARAFWNWQFIEDLPELPHTRAMLMRACDVRLPVQLSLSEIDAVADVILGALAEVVDARAA, translated from the coding sequence ATGGCACTGCCCGACCTGCACCGCGCCGAACCGATCCCCGCTGAGGCCGAAGCCGCCATCGCAGAGCTTCTGCAGAGCGGCGATCTCTTTCGCTATACTGCCGCAAAGGATGCGCCGGTTTCGTTGCTGGAAGTTGAATTTGCGCAGATGATGGGCAGCGAATATGCGCTGGCGGTGTCCTCATGCTCTGCCGCGCTGTTTTTGTCGCTACTGGCTTTAGACCTACGCAGAGATGCGAAGGTTTTGATCCCCGGCTTTACCTTCGCCGCTGTTCCCTCTGCCGTGATCCACGCAGGCTGCAAACCGGTCCTTTGCGAAGTGGGCGAGAATTACCGCATCGCGCTAGAGGATTTCGCCAGCAAGCTGCCGGGTGTCGAGGCCGTCATCATCAGCCACATGCGCGGTCATACGTCGGATATGGACGCGATTATGGCGCTCTGCGATGCGGCGGGTGTACCGGTGATTGAAGATGCCGCGCATTCGCTCGGCACGCTTTGGCAGGGGCGGAAGATCGGCACGATCGGCAAGATTGGCTGTTTCTCATTTCAGTCTTACAAGATGATCAACGCGGGCGAAGGAGGAATTCTCATCACCGATGACGCTGATCTGGTGGCGCGCGCCATCATCATGTCGGGCGCTTATGAGCATAACTGGAAGAAACACGCTGCCTTGCAAGACAGCTTTGCCAAGTGGCAGAACCGCCTGCCGCTCTATAATCTGCGCATGTCGAACCTTTCGGCTGCGATCATCCGGCCGCAATTGCCGCACCTGCCGCGCCGGGTGGCGGATGGTTTGCGTAATCACGACCACATGGCCGCGCGCCTTGCGGCATCGCCCCTGATCGACGTGCCCAGCCCCCTGCCCGGAGAAACCCGTGCGCCGGATTCGATCCAATTCAATCTGGTCGGGTTGTCCGATGCCATGATCCGCGCCTTTTCTGCTGCGGCACAAGATGCCGGGGTGAAAGTGCAAATCTTTGGACAAAGCACCGACAACGCGCGCGCTTTTTGGAATTGGCAGTTTATCGAAGACCTGCCCGAGCTGCCGCACACCCGTGCAATGTTGATGCGCGCCTGTGATGTGCGCCTGCCGGTGCAACTGTCGCTGTCAGAGATCGACGCGGTGGCAGACGTAATCTTGGGCGCTTTGGCCGAAGTCGTCGACGCGCGGGCGGCGTAA
- a CDS encoding DUF1330 domain-containing protein — protein sequence MPKGYWIATMDIHDVEIYDKYRAANAKPFADFGARFLVRGGTQQVREGQMRARTVVLEFDSYADAVACYESPGYQRAKDIRLNVADGSLVIVEGYDS from the coding sequence ATGCCAAAAGGCTATTGGATCGCCACAATGGATATCCACGATGTTGAAATCTATGACAAATACCGCGCGGCGAACGCCAAACCTTTCGCCGACTTTGGCGCAAGGTTTCTGGTCCGCGGCGGCACCCAGCAAGTTCGCGAAGGGCAGATGCGCGCCCGCACAGTGGTCTTGGAATTCGACAGCTACGCCGATGCGGTCGCCTGCTACGAAAGCCCCGGCTACCAACGTGCGAAAGACATCCGCCTGAATGTCGCGGATGGGTCTTTGGTGATCGTTGAGGGCTATGACAGCTAG
- the phaR gene encoding polyhydroxyalkanoate synthesis repressor PhaR — MAEKPKPLLIKRYASRRLYNTETSDYVTLEDIAGFIRDGREVQIVDLKSGDDLTRQYLLQIIAEHESRGEAVLPVDVLTDLVRSYMSGNVSVVPQFLQTSFDMLRDGQSKVVENMSAMNPMAKMPGLEAMQAQQEVFMKAMTGGWAKSTGPEPSGKQSEQGDDLDAIKKQLAELQDKLSKMN, encoded by the coding sequence ATGGCGGAAAAACCAAAGCCCTTGCTGATAAAACGCTATGCCAGCCGTAGATTATACAACACCGAGACCAGCGATTACGTTACGCTGGAAGATATCGCAGGTTTCATCCGCGATGGCCGCGAGGTGCAGATCGTCGATCTAAAATCTGGCGATGACCTGACTCGCCAATATCTGTTGCAAATCATTGCCGAACACGAAAGCCGCGGTGAAGCCGTTTTGCCGGTCGACGTGCTCACCGATCTTGTGCGCAGCTATATGTCGGGCAATGTTTCGGTCGTGCCGCAGTTTCTGCAAACCTCATTCGACATGCTTCGCGATGGGCAGAGCAAAGTGGTCGAGAACATGAGCGCGATGAACCCGATGGCCAAGATGCCAGGGCTCGAAGCGATGCAGGCGCAGCAAGAAGTGTTTATGAAAGCGATGACCGGCGGCTGGGCCAAATCCACGGGGCCCGAGCCTTCTGGCAAGCAATCCGAGCAGGGCGACGATCTGGATGCAATCAAAAAGCAGTTGGCGGAATTGCAGGACAAGCTTTCCAAAATGAACTGA